A region from the Curtobacterium sp. MCBA15_012 genome encodes:
- a CDS encoding amino acid ABC transporter ATP-binding protein produces the protein MELRGLRKAFGEHEVLRGIDLTVHRHQVICVIGASGSGKSTLLRTVNLIEGIDDGEVLLQGTDIADPRTDVDAVRARIGVVFQQFNLFPHMRVLDNVTLASRRVHGVPKAEAEATAHRLLARIGLADFAQAYPDRLSGGQQQRVAIVRAIATSPELLLLDEVTSALDPQLVGEVLDLVRELGEQGSTILMTTHEMHFARNVADRIVFLHRGEVVEQGTPADVLDRPRHPALVEFLARVHA, from the coding sequence CTGGAACTGCGCGGCCTGCGCAAGGCCTTCGGCGAGCACGAGGTCCTGCGCGGGATCGACCTGACGGTGCACCGGCACCAGGTCATCTGCGTCATCGGCGCGTCGGGCTCCGGGAAGTCGACCCTGCTGCGGACGGTGAACCTCATCGAGGGGATCGACGACGGCGAGGTCCTGCTGCAGGGCACCGACATCGCCGACCCGCGCACCGACGTCGACGCGGTCCGCGCGCGCATCGGCGTCGTGTTCCAGCAGTTCAACCTCTTCCCGCACATGCGCGTGCTCGACAACGTGACGCTCGCGTCGCGGCGGGTGCACGGCGTCCCGAAGGCCGAGGCCGAGGCCACCGCGCACCGCCTGCTCGCGCGGATCGGGCTCGCGGACTTCGCCCAGGCCTACCCCGACCGGCTGTCCGGCGGGCAGCAGCAGCGCGTCGCGATCGTGCGGGCCATCGCGACCTCGCCCGAGCTCCTGCTGCTCGACGAGGTCACGAGCGCGCTCGACCCGCAGCTCGTCGGCGAGGTCCTCGACCTGGTGCGCGAACTCGGGGAGCAGGGGTCGACGATCCTGATGACCACGCACGAGATGCACTTCGCGCGGAACGTGGCCGACCGGATCGTGTTCCTGCACCGGGGCGAGGTCGTCGAGCAGGGGACCCCGGCCGACGTGCTGGACCGGCCGCGGCACCCCGCGCTCGTGGAGTTCCTGGCGCGCGTGCACGCCTGA
- a CDS encoding amino acid ABC transporter permease, protein MTAPAGAGTPATAPAPSQIEVERRLYRRQRGRRSVVVSAVSTLVVVLVVWFGVVNTPGWAAVQQSFFDPQTAIDTFPQVLLGLWLNIRILVVASIGVAVLGTLLAVVRGLRNPVFFPLRMAATAYTDLFRGLPLIIVLYLVGFGLPGLGVFPRQPPEVWGTIAIVLTYSSYVAEVLRAGMEAVHPSQRLAARSLGLSHAKTLRLVVLPQAVRKVTPALMNDFVSMQKDVGLVSILGAVDAVRSAQIAQAESYNFTPYLVAGLLFVVISLPLIRVTDAIARRQQQREQTGGTV, encoded by the coding sequence ATGACCGCACCAGCGGGAGCGGGCACCCCGGCGACGGCCCCCGCACCGAGCCAGATCGAGGTCGAACGACGCCTGTACCGCCGGCAGCGCGGCCGGCGCTCGGTCGTGGTCTCGGCCGTGTCGACACTCGTCGTCGTGCTCGTCGTCTGGTTCGGCGTCGTGAACACCCCGGGCTGGGCGGCGGTCCAGCAGTCGTTCTTCGACCCGCAGACCGCGATCGACACGTTCCCGCAGGTGCTCCTCGGCCTGTGGCTGAACATCCGGATCCTCGTCGTCGCGAGCATCGGCGTCGCGGTGCTCGGCACCCTGCTCGCGGTGGTCCGTGGCCTGCGCAACCCGGTGTTCTTCCCGCTGCGGATGGCCGCGACCGCCTACACCGACCTGTTCCGCGGGCTGCCGCTCATCATCGTCCTGTACCTGGTCGGGTTCGGCCTGCCCGGGCTCGGCGTCTTCCCGCGCCAGCCGCCCGAGGTCTGGGGCACGATCGCCATCGTCCTGACCTACTCGTCGTACGTCGCCGAGGTGCTCCGCGCCGGCATGGAGGCCGTGCACCCGTCGCAGCGCCTCGCCGCCCGGTCGCTCGGCCTGTCGCACGCGAAGACGCTGCGCCTGGTCGTGCTGCCGCAGGCGGTCCGCAAGGTGACCCCGGCGCTCATGAACGACTTCGTGTCGATGCAGAAGGACGTCGGCCTCGTGTCGATCCTCGGGGCCGTCGACGCCGTCCGCAGCGCGCAGATCGCGCAGGCGGAGTCGTACAACTTCACGCCGTACCTGGTCGCGGGGCTCCTGTTCGTCGTCATCAGCCTGCCGCTCATCCGCGTCACCGACGCGATCGCGCGGCGCCAGCAGCAGCGTGAGCAGACCGGGGGGACCGTGTGA
- a CDS encoding ABC transporter substrate-binding protein, with amino-acid sequence MTRTRRLSLAVATAAVAALALAACSAGGSSNAEGTVTDGKLTIATGDPAYAPWVEDNEPQSGKGFEAAVAYAVAEEMGYAKSDVVWKRSTFDSAIAPGPKDWDLNLQQFSIDAKRKKAVDMSTAYYTTTQAVVTSGSSKAAHATTVSALKGDTIGVAAGSTSIQSVKDVLGVTPQVFNSNDDAVLALKSGQIDAIVTDLPTAFSMAATQVDDGTVSAQFPQDGKGDQFGFVLPKGSALTSKVDKALASLQSDGTLEQLETKWLSSATNTPVLK; translated from the coding sequence GTGACCCGCACCCGCCGCCTGTCCCTCGCCGTCGCGACCGCCGCGGTCGCCGCCCTCGCGCTCGCCGCCTGCTCCGCCGGGGGCAGCAGCAACGCCGAGGGGACCGTCACCGACGGCAAGCTCACGATCGCGACCGGCGACCCGGCGTACGCGCCCTGGGTCGAGGACAACGAGCCGCAGTCCGGCAAGGGCTTCGAGGCCGCCGTGGCCTACGCCGTGGCGGAGGAGATGGGCTACGCGAAGTCCGACGTGGTGTGGAAGCGCAGCACCTTCGACAGCGCGATCGCCCCGGGGCCGAAGGACTGGGACCTCAACCTGCAGCAGTTCTCGATCGACGCCAAGCGCAAGAAGGCCGTCGACATGTCCACCGCGTACTACACGACCACCCAGGCCGTCGTGACGTCGGGGTCCTCGAAGGCCGCGCACGCGACGACGGTCTCGGCGCTCAAGGGCGACACGATCGGCGTCGCGGCCGGCTCGACGAGCATCCAGAGCGTCAAGGACGTCCTCGGCGTCACCCCGCAGGTGTTCAACTCGAACGACGACGCGGTGCTCGCCCTGAAGTCCGGGCAGATCGACGCCATCGTGACCGACCTGCCGACCGCGTTCTCCATGGCGGCCACCCAGGTCGACGACGGCACCGTCTCGGCGCAGTTCCCGCAGGACGGCAAGGGCGACCAGTTCGGCTTCGTGCTGCCGAAGGGGTCTGCACTGACGAGCAAGGTGGACAAGGCGCTCGCGAGCCTGCAGTCGGACGGCACGCTCGAGCAGCTCGAGACGAAGTGGCTGTCCTCGGCGACGAACACCCCCGTCCTGAAGTAG
- a CDS encoding cupin domain-containing protein, with translation MTDTAPRPGQVARRTVTGELIEWLDVPQRAAALGMEPHPEGGWYVRTWTSPSTVPTPAGDRPAATLIHFLLPPGGASAWHRVTSDEIWMWHGPDTVVLELGGSGDQPEPGDRITLGPDAGRHRLHDAQAFVRGGVWQRTLPSDGEVLLSCMVSPGFSFDDFTMAGPA, from the coding sequence ATGACCGACACCGCACCCCGTCCCGGCCAGGTGGCCCGCCGCACCGTCACCGGCGAGCTGATCGAGTGGCTCGACGTGCCGCAGCGCGCCGCCGCCCTGGGCATGGAGCCGCACCCCGAGGGCGGCTGGTACGTCCGCACCTGGACCTCGCCGTCGACCGTCCCGACGCCCGCCGGTGACCGGCCCGCCGCGACCCTCATCCACTTCCTGCTACCCCCGGGCGGGGCGTCCGCGTGGCACCGCGTGACGAGCGACGAGATCTGGATGTGGCACGGCCCGGACACCGTCGTGCTCGAGCTCGGCGGGTCGGGCGACCAGCCGGAGCCGGGCGACCGGATCACGCTCGGCCCGGACGCCGGCCGGCACCGGCTGCACGACGCGCAGGCGTTCGTCCGCGGTGGCGTCTGGCAGCGCACCCTGCCGAGCGACGGCGAGGTCCTGCTCAGCTGCATGGTGTCGCCGGGGTTCTCGTTCGACGACTTCACGATGGCCGGCCCCGCCTGA
- a CDS encoding amidohydrolase family protein, with amino-acid sequence MSGTRSDARTGDRGTVVVHSARVVVPMTAPPIADGAVAVRDGRILHVGDRSWVVDQLDGTTVTERRWRGVLLPGLVNAHTHLQYTGMASVGQRQYAGFEDWAAAFNVDYALPHDWRAEAIAGARASLVAGVTSIADVVTDIEAADVLEATGLGGIAYWEVMDWENQAWRDHGRHQVLEELARIPTTPGAGLSPHAPYSLDVSPLLELPDIVRQRGLRLHLHLGEAAFEGERVALGPVPGLEGVDGVGPAGAGHTADWHLADVPSFRAMRALGFGASATAFVDRLGVLGPDCHIAHGVYVTAADRALLRARGTSVALCPRSNAVIGLDPPPVADYLREGSPIAVGTDSLSSSPSLDPMADVTALHRIARAQGYGHRDLHERLLAAVTLGGAQAMGTAVGPDRVGHLAVGARADLAVFDVDARTVPDALAELVEDGAGRAVATVVRGVVRARDGVLHAEPAGAPRPAGSPRAAGSPPPATSPRTAVSPPTAGSAPAVTGARPAAVTPPAPTPEESR; translated from the coding sequence GTGAGCGGCACGCGCAGCGACGCCCGCACCGGCGACCGGGGCACGGTGGTCGTGCACTCGGCACGCGTCGTCGTGCCGATGACCGCACCGCCGATCGCGGACGGGGCGGTCGCGGTACGCGACGGACGCATCCTGCACGTCGGCGACCGCTCGTGGGTCGTCGACCAGCTCGACGGCACGACGGTCACCGAACGCCGGTGGCGCGGGGTGCTGCTCCCCGGGCTCGTGAACGCGCACACCCACCTGCAGTACACCGGCATGGCCAGTGTCGGACAGCGGCAGTACGCGGGCTTCGAGGACTGGGCCGCCGCGTTCAACGTCGACTACGCGCTCCCGCACGACTGGCGCGCCGAGGCGATCGCCGGTGCCCGGGCCTCGCTCGTCGCCGGGGTCACGAGCATCGCCGACGTCGTCACGGACATCGAGGCGGCCGACGTGCTCGAGGCGACCGGGCTCGGCGGCATCGCCTACTGGGAGGTCATGGACTGGGAGAACCAGGCGTGGCGGGACCACGGGCGCCACCAGGTCCTCGAGGAGCTCGCGCGCATCCCGACCACCCCCGGTGCCGGGCTCTCCCCGCACGCGCCGTACTCCCTCGACGTCTCCCCGCTGCTCGAGCTGCCCGACATCGTCCGCCAGCGCGGCCTCCGCCTGCACCTGCACCTCGGGGAGGCCGCGTTCGAGGGCGAGCGCGTCGCCCTCGGTCCGGTCCCGGGACTCGAGGGCGTCGACGGCGTCGGACCCGCGGGGGCCGGGCACACCGCCGACTGGCACCTCGCGGACGTGCCGTCGTTCCGGGCGATGCGCGCGCTCGGGTTCGGTGCGAGCGCGACCGCGTTCGTGGACCGGCTCGGGGTGCTCGGGCCGGACTGCCACATCGCGCACGGCGTGTACGTCACCGCCGCCGACCGCGCGCTCCTCCGGGCGCGGGGGACGAGCGTGGCACTGTGCCCGCGGTCGAACGCCGTCATCGGGCTCGACCCGCCGCCGGTCGCCGACTACCTGCGCGAGGGCAGCCCGATCGCCGTCGGTACCGACTCGCTGTCCTCCTCGCCGTCCCTCGACCCGATGGCCGACGTCACCGCGCTGCACCGGATCGCCCGTGCCCAGGGCTACGGCCACCGCGACCTGCACGAGCGGCTGCTCGCGGCGGTGACCCTCGGCGGAGCGCAGGCGATGGGCACCGCGGTGGGCCCGGACCGCGTCGGGCACCTCGCCGTCGGCGCCCGGGCGGACCTCGCGGTGTTCGACGTCGACGCCAGGACGGTGCCGGACGCCCTCGCCGAGCTCGTCGAGGACGGTGCGGGCCGCGCCGTGGCGACGGTCGTCCGCGGGGTCGTCCGTGCACGGGACGGCGTCCTGCACGCGGAGCCCGCGGGGGCACCGCGACCGGCGGGGTCGCCGCGCGCTGCCGGATCCCCGCCCCCGGCCACGTCCCCGCGCACTGCCGTGTCCCCGCCCACTGCGGGGTCCGCACCCGCGGTCACCGGTGCCCGGCCCGCCGCCGTCACCCCACCCGCCCCCACCCCCGAGGAGTCCCGATGA
- a CDS encoding adenosylhomocysteinase, with protein MPQRPDPARATWASAAVRRFAAVTNLLVAARTFRTVGGDPEDVAALHALLTGLGARAAVGDDPVDQLWCLGDPDDATAAVEREAVRPRGRTLVVVDAGRHAPGVDEDAFGPVAPARPGVLAVPTLSDDVFLVSVGRDPEVDPAAAARIRWARRSMPVSRAVAAELRDAGLLRGTRVGVAMVLEPKTAVLSLLLREAGAEVVVYAHADETDEAVAQVLRDAGLPVHASSTATPAEQRTLALAMLDTRPQVLLDDGAHVVRLAHQDRPELLPTMLGAAEETTSGLRPLRVMAARGELGIPVVAVNDARTKTFFDNRYGTGQSTVFAALDLVDGLASGTHRVRSGGAAVVAGSGPVGEGVAMVLRALGFRVTVAETDPVRALQARFAGYRVALLEDAVRDADLLVSATGVTDTIDLRTLRACAPGAVVAVAGGVEQEVAVIDALADGAVPRTEARKVERFTWPDGHHVVVLDRGGCVNITAAEGNPVEIMDLSFAVQLGAVRMLLERGDELDRTVVPIDPAVDEATARAALAAFGSRAAPPGRPGEHPADREPDVRTHRFGTPA; from the coding sequence GTGCCGCAGCGACCCGACCCCGCCCGGGCGACGTGGGCCTCGGCGGCGGTCCGCCGCTTCGCCGCCGTCACCAACCTGCTCGTCGCCGCCCGCACGTTCCGCACGGTCGGTGGCGACCCCGAGGACGTCGCCGCGCTGCACGCCCTGCTGACCGGCCTCGGTGCGCGGGCCGCGGTCGGGGACGACCCCGTCGACCAGCTCTGGTGCCTCGGCGACCCGGACGACGCCACCGCGGCCGTCGAGCGCGAGGCCGTCCGTCCCCGCGGCCGGACCCTCGTCGTGGTCGACGCCGGGCGCCACGCTCCTGGCGTCGACGAGGACGCCTTCGGACCCGTCGCACCGGCCCGGCCCGGGGTGCTCGCGGTGCCGACGCTGTCCGACGACGTCTTCCTGGTGTCCGTGGGCCGCGACCCGGAGGTCGACCCCGCCGCGGCCGCCCGGATCCGCTGGGCACGTCGGTCGATGCCGGTCTCGCGTGCGGTCGCCGCCGAGCTCCGCGACGCGGGTCTGCTCCGCGGGACCCGGGTCGGCGTCGCGATGGTGCTCGAGCCGAAGACGGCGGTGCTGAGCCTGCTCCTCCGCGAGGCGGGTGCCGAGGTCGTCGTCTACGCGCACGCCGACGAGACCGACGAGGCCGTCGCCCAGGTCCTCCGCGACGCCGGGCTGCCCGTGCACGCGTCGAGCACCGCGACGCCGGCCGAACAGCGCACGCTCGCCCTCGCGATGCTCGACACCCGACCGCAGGTGCTGCTCGACGACGGTGCGCACGTGGTCCGGCTCGCGCACCAGGACCGGCCGGAGCTGCTGCCGACGATGCTCGGTGCGGCCGAGGAGACCACGAGCGGCCTCCGCCCGCTCCGGGTGATGGCGGCACGCGGCGAACTCGGCATCCCGGTCGTCGCCGTCAACGACGCCCGCACCAAGACGTTCTTCGACAACCGGTACGGCACCGGGCAGTCGACGGTGTTCGCGGCGCTCGACCTGGTCGACGGGCTCGCGTCCGGCACGCACCGGGTGCGGTCGGGAGGCGCGGCGGTCGTCGCCGGGTCCGGTCCCGTGGGCGAGGGGGTCGCCATGGTGCTCCGTGCGCTCGGGTTCCGGGTCACGGTCGCCGAGACGGACCCCGTGCGCGCCCTGCAGGCGCGCTTCGCCGGGTACCGGGTCGCACTGCTCGAGGACGCGGTGCGGGACGCCGACCTCCTCGTGAGCGCGACGGGCGTCACCGACACGATCGACCTCCGGACGCTGCGGGCCTGCGCACCCGGCGCGGTCGTCGCCGTCGCGGGTGGTGTCGAGCAGGAGGTCGCCGTCATCGACGCGCTCGCGGACGGCGCGGTGCCGCGGACCGAGGCCCGGAAGGTCGAGCGCTTCACGTGGCCAGACGGGCACCACGTGGTCGTGCTCGACCGCGGCGGGTGCGTGAACATCACCGCGGCCGAGGGCAACCCGGTCGAGATCATGGACCTGTCCTTCGCCGTGCAGCTCGGGGCGGTGCGGATGCTCCTGGAGCGCGGCGACGAGCTGGACCGGACGGTCGTGCCGATCGACCCCGCGGTGGACGAGGCGACCGCCCGTGCGGCGCTCGCCGCGTTCGGGAGCCGAGCCGCGCCTCCAGGCCGTCCTGGTGAGCACCCGGCGGACCGCGAGCCGGACGTCCGCACCCACCGGTTCGGGACGCCCGCGTGA
- a CDS encoding PrsW family intramembrane metalloprotease, which produces MTTTTDASVHPHHRHGWWWKTLLAGAVLWAVTVVVTVLTLNTNLVPTIILLGSFLVPFTVVLFVIERVTGTVSTMQLVTAFFVGGVLGVLGASLLEADLRQDAFVYVVVGFVEELVKGVLLLVVGWRVRPKTARQGALLGATIGAGFAAFESAGYAFNAAITQRGIDLVSLLQTEVVRAVLSPVGHVLWTAILGAVLFGAARGGARLRWSWSIPVAYVGVALLHGLWDSNGTLSTVLAFVLTGTPLSAAGTGAVPPTLAGIATTLYVVGLLVVTLIGVAVLVWLLVSHRHRDRALLERAQAERAQAAVGGPSWWAVAGPVEQRDWEAAPRRDDR; this is translated from the coding sequence ATGACGACGACGACGGACGCATCCGTCCACCCGCACCACCGGCACGGCTGGTGGTGGAAGACCCTGCTCGCCGGGGCCGTGCTCTGGGCCGTCACGGTGGTCGTCACCGTGCTGACGCTGAACACGAACCTCGTGCCGACGATCATCCTGCTCGGCAGCTTCCTGGTGCCCTTCACGGTCGTGCTCTTCGTGATCGAGCGGGTCACGGGCACGGTGAGCACGATGCAGCTCGTCACCGCGTTCTTCGTGGGCGGGGTGCTCGGGGTGCTCGGCGCGTCCCTGCTCGAGGCAGACCTGCGGCAGGACGCGTTCGTGTACGTCGTCGTCGGGTTCGTCGAGGAACTCGTGAAGGGTGTGCTGCTCCTCGTGGTCGGGTGGCGGGTGCGTCCCAAGACCGCGCGGCAGGGTGCCCTGCTCGGGGCGACGATCGGCGCCGGGTTCGCGGCGTTCGAGTCGGCGGGCTACGCCTTCAACGCCGCGATCACGCAGCGCGGGATCGACCTCGTCTCCCTGCTGCAGACGGAGGTCGTGCGTGCCGTGCTCTCGCCGGTCGGTCACGTGCTCTGGACGGCGATCCTCGGTGCGGTGCTGTTCGGGGCCGCCCGGGGTGGGGCGCGGCTGCGGTGGTCGTGGTCGATCCCGGTGGCGTACGTCGGGGTCGCCCTGCTGCACGGGCTGTGGGACAGCAACGGGACGCTGTCGACGGTGCTCGCGTTCGTGCTCACCGGCACGCCGTTGTCTGCCGCCGGGACGGGCGCGGTGCCGCCGACGCTCGCCGGGATCGCCACCACGCTGTACGTGGTCGGGCTGCTCGTCGTGACCCTGATCGGCGTCGCGGTCCTGGTCTGGCTGCTCGTCAGCCACCGGCACCGTGACCGTGCGCTGCTCGAACGGGCGCAGGCGGAACGGGCGCAGGCGGCGGTCGGGGGACCGTCGTGGTGGGCTGTGGCGGGCCCAGTGGAGCAGCGAGACTGGGAGGCGGCGCCGCGGCGGGACGATCGCTGA
- a CDS encoding glutaredoxin domain-containing protein, whose amino-acid sequence MTDETFDKVTMFGADWCRDCRRSKALLDGLGLDYQYVDVEADLSAAGRAEAISGRKNIPVVVLPNGKHFVEPSDAELRSELEAAGIV is encoded by the coding sequence ATGACTGACGAGACGTTCGACAAGGTGACGATGTTCGGCGCGGACTGGTGCCGCGACTGCCGGCGCTCGAAGGCGCTGCTCGACGGGCTGGGGCTCGACTACCAGTACGTCGACGTCGAGGCGGACCTGTCGGCGGCCGGCCGTGCCGAGGCGATCAGCGGACGCAAGAACATCCCGGTCGTGGTGCTCCCGAACGGTAAGCACTTCGTCGAGCCGTCGGACGCCGAACTCCGCTCGGAGCTCGAGGCCGCTGGCATCGTCTGA
- a CDS encoding GlsB/YeaQ/YmgE family stress response membrane protein, with product MLGLIISLIIVGLIAGALARLIIPGKQHMSILMTIVLGIVGSFVGGFLGFLIFQHDPMEGFFQPAGIIGSIIGAVIVLFLYTRFAGRGARR from the coding sequence GTGCTCGGTCTCATCATCAGCCTCATCATCGTCGGCCTCATCGCCGGCGCCCTCGCCCGCCTCATCATCCCCGGCAAGCAGCACATGTCGATCCTCATGACGATCGTCCTGGGCATCGTCGGCTCGTTCGTCGGCGGCTTCCTCGGCTTCCTCATCTTCCAGCACGACCCGATGGAGGGCTTCTTCCAGCCCGCCGGCATCATCGGCTCGATCATCGGTGCCGTCATCGTGCTGTTCCTCTACACCCGCTTCGCGGGCCGCGGCGCCCGCCGCTGA
- the nadE gene encoding ammonia-dependent NAD(+) synthetase, whose translation MRELQATIAADLDVQPTIDPEHEVARRVGFLRDYLTTTGARGYVLAVSGGQDSTLAGRLTQLAVESLRAEGREAAFVTVRMPYRVQADEDDAQLALRFIGADPGIVVNIEHGVDGVVQDTSASGVDLSDFVKGNVKARMRMVAQYAVAGQQGLLVVGTDHAAEAVTGFFTKYGDGGVDLTPLTGLTKSQGRQLLEHLGAPARLYEKAPTADLLDDLPGQTDEANLGLTYVEIDAYLQGHDVPVEVAEAIETRYRATEHKRRVPATPFDEWWRPTA comes from the coding sequence GTGCGTGAACTCCAAGCCACCATCGCCGCGGACCTCGACGTCCAGCCGACCATCGACCCCGAGCACGAGGTCGCCCGCCGGGTCGGGTTCCTCCGGGACTACCTGACCACGACCGGCGCGCGCGGGTACGTGCTCGCCGTGAGCGGCGGACAGGACTCGACGCTCGCCGGACGCCTCACCCAGCTCGCGGTCGAGTCGCTCCGTGCCGAGGGCCGCGAGGCCGCCTTCGTCACCGTCCGGATGCCCTACCGCGTGCAGGCCGACGAGGACGACGCGCAGCTCGCGCTCCGGTTCATCGGCGCCGACCCCGGCATCGTCGTGAACATCGAGCACGGTGTCGACGGCGTCGTGCAGGACACGTCCGCCTCGGGCGTCGACCTCAGCGACTTCGTGAAGGGCAACGTCAAGGCGCGCATGCGCATGGTCGCCCAGTACGCGGTCGCGGGGCAGCAGGGCCTCCTCGTCGTGGGCACGGACCACGCCGCCGAGGCCGTCACGGGCTTCTTCACGAAGTACGGCGACGGCGGTGTCGACCTCACCCCGCTCACCGGCCTGACCAAGAGCCAGGGCCGACAGCTGCTCGAACACCTCGGTGCGCCGGCGCGCCTGTACGAGAAGGCACCCACCGCCGACCTGCTCGACGACCTGCCCGGGCAGACCGACGAGGCGAACCTCGGGCTCACCTACGTCGAGATCGACGCGTACCTGCAGGGGCACGACGTCCCGGTCGAGGTCGCCGAGGCCATCGAGACGCGCTACCGCGCCACGGAGCACAAGCGTCGCGTGCCCGCGACGCCCTTCGACGAGTGGTGGCGCCCGACGGCCTAG
- a CDS encoding AI-2E family transporter, giving the protein MPLFGRPSDAPSDAAPSAIVRPWTDAFGRLATRCLQAIVVLIIASGIIYAAATLSVVTIPVLLALIIASAMHPVVSWLRRHKVPSVLATLAVLLGVLVVLGLVGWLIVVAVIAQWPDLQKSAISGFQQLQESVDHLPFAISDKQVDQVVGGVQGFLTSSQFGSGALAGASATANFLTGLVLMIVVLFFFLKDGPRIWEFLLRPFTGARYERARRVGDRVVQTLGGYVRGTASVAAVDAIGIGVGLAIIGVPLALPLAVVVFITAFIPIVGATAAGILAALVALVANGPVAALIVVGIVVLVNQLEGNLLQPVLMGKTLKLHGLVILIGLTAGTVLAGITGAIISVPLLAAAWGAVQVWDGPETPALMWRQKRPETAERR; this is encoded by the coding sequence ATGCCCCTGTTCGGCCGTCCCAGCGACGCCCCTTCCGACGCCGCCCCGAGCGCGATCGTCCGCCCCTGGACCGACGCCTTCGGACGACTCGCCACCCGCTGCCTGCAGGCGATCGTGGTGTTGATCATCGCGAGCGGGATCATCTACGCCGCCGCCACCCTGAGCGTCGTGACGATCCCCGTGCTCCTCGCGCTCATCATCGCGTCGGCCATGCACCCGGTGGTGTCCTGGCTCCGACGTCACAAGGTCCCCTCGGTGCTCGCCACCCTCGCGGTGCTGCTCGGCGTGCTCGTCGTGCTCGGCCTGGTCGGCTGGCTCATCGTCGTCGCGGTCATCGCGCAGTGGCCCGACCTGCAGAAGTCCGCGATCAGCGGGTTCCAGCAGCTCCAGGAGTCCGTCGACCACCTGCCGTTCGCGATCTCCGACAAGCAGGTCGACCAGGTCGTCGGCGGCGTGCAGGGCTTCCTCACCAGCTCGCAGTTCGGCTCCGGTGCCCTCGCCGGTGCGTCCGCGACCGCGAACTTCCTCACCGGCCTCGTGCTGATGATCGTCGTGCTGTTCTTCTTCCTCAAGGACGGGCCACGCATCTGGGAGTTCCTGCTCCGTCCGTTCACCGGCGCCCGCTACGAGCGCGCCCGCCGCGTGGGTGACCGCGTCGTGCAGACCCTGGGTGGCTACGTCCGCGGGACCGCGAGCGTCGCCGCCGTGGACGCGATCGGCATCGGCGTCGGCCTGGCGATCATCGGCGTGCCCCTCGCGCTGCCCCTCGCGGTCGTCGTGTTCATCACGGCGTTCATCCCGATCGTCGGTGCCACCGCGGCCGGCATCCTCGCGGCGCTCGTCGCCCTCGTCGCGAACGGCCCCGTCGCCGCACTCATCGTCGTCGGCATCGTCGTGCTCGTGAACCAGCTCGAGGGCAACCTGCTCCAGCCGGTGCTCATGGGCAAGACGCTCAAGTTGCACGGCCTGGTCATCCTGATCGGGCTGACCGCCGGCACCGTGCTCGCCGGCATCACGGGCGCGATCATCTCGGTGCCGCTGCTCGCCGCGGCGTGGGGTGCCGTGCAGGTGTGGGACGGTCCGGAGACGCCCGCGCTGATGTGGCGGCAGAAGCGCCCGGAGACGGCCGAGCGGCGGTAG